The genomic window TTCTCAACTTGAAAAATTCTATCAAAAATATCAAAGATAAAAATGAGGTATGACAACAATGTTGAATAACTTAGAAAATGACTCGATATTTACGCCTGAGCAGGTTTTAGAAAATCGAGGTCGTGTTGCAATATTTATTGATGGCTCAAACCTATTTTATGCAGCTTTGCAATTAGGAATTGAGATTGATTACACGAAACTACTGTGTCGCTTGACAGGCGGTTCTCGGTTGTTACGAGCTTTTTTCTATACTGGTGTAGACCGCACCAACGAGAAACAACAGGGGTTTTTGTTGTGGATGCGACGGAATGGTTATCGAGTCATCGCTAAAGATTTAGTACAGCTACCAGATGGCTCTAAAAAAGCCAACCTAGACGTAGAAATCGCCGTAGATATGATGGCGTTAGTGGATTCTTATGACACCGCAGTCTTGGTTAGTGGTGATGGGGATCTGGCTTATGCAGTCAATTCCGTCAGCTATCGTGGTGTCCGGGTGGAGGTTGTAAGTTTGCGTTCTATGACTAGTGATAGCTTAATTAATGTTAGCGATCGCTACATTGATTTAGAGGCTGTCAAAGAAGACATTCAAAAAACCCCACGCCAAAGCTATCCCTATCGACCTTTATCTGGTATGGGATTTTTAGATGATACCAGCGATGGACACCTAGAAATTCATG from Nostoc sp. UHCC 0870 includes these protein-coding regions:
- a CDS encoding LabA-like NYN domain-containing protein, whose translation is MLNNLENDSIFTPEQVLENRGRVAIFIDGSNLFYAALQLGIEIDYTKLLCRLTGGSRLLRAFFYTGVDRTNEKQQGFLLWMRRNGYRVIAKDLVQLPDGSKKANLDVEIAVDMMALVDSYDTAVLVSGDGDLAYAVNSVSYRGVRVEVVSLRSMTSDSLINVSDRYIDLEAVKEDIQKTPRQSYPYRPLSGMGFLDDTSDGHLEIHD